A region of Epinephelus fuscoguttatus linkage group LG1, E.fuscoguttatus.final_Chr_v1 DNA encodes the following proteins:
- the si:ch211-213o11.11 gene encoding probable G-protein coupled receptor: MEENSSFLNSGSNDSATVWALMPSAPSRQLGTLPSPQTRFKDLTGIFFMVTLNVLALLANTAVLVVVMKAPHLRKFAFVCHLCAVDLLCAILLMPLGIVSSSPYFAGVVFTVLECQVYVFLNAILIAASIFTITAISVERYYYIVHPMRYEVKMTLKLTAAVIVMVWVASAVLGLSTVFGWSSYTSLSSISAAHCSLHWSYSEHRRIFSVFFSVTCFCLPAVVIFAVYCNVYKVARVAARQHGPLPLWTHSQVKHRSDSINSQTTIITTRNAPRRIMRDRPFGGSKAAFTLVVIVGQFLICWLPYFAFHLHLTLDPTLTIPDDLEETVTWLAYASFAINPFFYGLLNRQIREELCKLRRCYSARPVELAVSSHEGSGNENFLQFLHRTSCTVETQASFATSSPRSTLDQTGQTGFRIPGQIPEEFN; the protein is encoded by the coding sequence ATGGAGGAAAACAGTTCATTTCTGAACTCTGGGTCCAATGACAGCGCCACAGTTTGGGCATTGATGCCCTCAGCTCCCAGCAGACAGCTGGGCACCCTTCCCAGCCCGCAGACACGTTTCAAGGACCTGACAGGGATATTTTTCATGGTGACCCTGAATGTTCTGGCACTTCTCGCCAACACTGCTGTTCTGGTCGTTGTCATGAAAGCTCCTCATCTCAGGAAGTTTGCCTTTGTGTGCCACCTGTGTGCAGTGGACCTGCTGTGTGCCATCCTGCTCATGCCTCTTGGGATTGTGTCCAGCTCTCCGTACTTTGCTGGTGTGGTGTTCACTGTGCTGGAGTGCCAGGTCTACGTCTTCCTCAATGCAATCCTCATAGCTGCCTCGATCTTCACCATCACAGCCATCAGCGTGGAGCGTTACTACTACATCGTCCACCCCATGCGTTATGAGGTCAAGATGACTCTGAAGCTGACTGCAGCGGTGATAGTGATGGTGTGGGTGGCCTCTGCTGTGCTGGGGTTGTCCACTGTGTTTGGGTGGTCGTCTTACACCAGCCTGAGCTCCATCAGTGCTGCACACTGCTCGCTGCACTGGAGCTACAGTGAGCACAGGCGAATCTTCTCTGTGTTCTTCAGTGTCACTTGTTTCTGCCTGCCTGCTGTTGTGATTTTTGCCGTCTACTGTAACGTGTACAAGGTGGCCCGTGTGGCTGCCCGCCAGCATGGACCTCTGCCCTTGTGGACACACAGTCAAGTAAAGCATCGCTCTGACTCAATAAACAGCCAGACTACCATCATCACAACCCGCAACGCCCCACGTAGGATTATGCGTGACCGGCCTTTTGGTGGAAGTAAAGCTGCTTTCACTCTGGTGGTTATTGTTGGTCAGTTTCTGATCTGCTGGCTGCCTTACTTTGCCTTTCACCTCCATCTGACGCTAGACCCAACACTCACCATTCCCGATGACCTGGAGGAAACAGTCACGTGGCTGGCGTATGCCTCCTTTGCTATTAACCCATTTTTTTATGGGCTTCTTAACCGGCAGATCAGGGAGGAGCTTTGTAAGCTGCGACGCTGCTACTCAGCCCGGCCAGTGGAGCTGGCCGTCTCCAGCCACGAGGGCTCTGGCAATGAGAACTTCCTGCAGTTCCTCCATCGGACCAGCTGCACTGTGGAGACACAGGCAAGCTTTGCCACATCCAGCCCCAGAAGCACTTTGGATCAAACCGGGCAGACTGGTTTCAGGATACCAGGACAGATTCCAGAAGAGTTTAATTAG